The following are from one region of the Clostridia bacterium genome:
- a CDS encoding 16S rRNA (uracil(1498)-N(3))-methyltransferase: MHRCFVDFQIYENKEILVSGDEGKHMSRVMRFKPGDSVEVCDGSGYTYPGTITVVTKNDVTVKVGQAVKDDSEPATKVMLFAGLSKGAKMELVIQKSVELGITAVVPVETEFAVAKEGKPERWQRIAFEAAKQCKRPTVPKIYDAVSFDEALKMLQDCDAGICAYEKERTVGITEVLNTVQPGGTCGIFVGPEGGFSEKEIEKLSDGGISVVSLGKRILRTETAAIVMLTVVMHCFGELD; the protein is encoded by the coding sequence ATGCATAGATGTTTTGTTGATTTTCAAATTTATGAAAACAAAGAGATTTTAGTTTCGGGCGACGAAGGAAAGCATATGAGTCGCGTGATGCGCTTCAAGCCGGGTGATTCGGTGGAGGTTTGCGACGGATCGGGCTATACCTATCCCGGAACGATTACGGTCGTAACCAAAAACGACGTTACTGTTAAAGTAGGGCAGGCTGTAAAAGACGACTCGGAGCCTGCAACAAAGGTTATGTTGTTTGCGGGACTTTCTAAGGGCGCTAAAATGGAGCTTGTTATTCAAAAAAGCGTAGAGCTTGGCATCACGGCAGTTGTGCCGGTAGAAACCGAGTTTGCGGTTGCAAAAGAGGGCAAGCCCGAGCGCTGGCAACGGATTGCGTTTGAAGCGGCAAAGCAGTGCAAAAGACCTACAGTTCCGAAAATTTATGATGCCGTATCCTTTGATGAGGCTTTAAAAATGCTTCAGGATTGTGATGCAGGCATTTGTGCTTACGAAAAGGAACGGACAGTAGGTATAACAGAGGTATTAAACACAGTTCAGCCGGGTGGGACCTGCGGTATATTTGTCGGTCCCGAGGGTGGATTTTCCGAAAAGGAAATCGAAAAGCTTTCAGACGGCGGAATATCTGTGGTTTCGTTGGGTAAACGTATTTTAAGAACCGAAACGGCGGCAATTGTGATGCTCACGGTTGTTATGCATTGTTTCGGGGAATTAGATTGA
- a CDS encoding HAD family hydrolase, whose product MGVLQEKKGFICDMDGVIYHGNNLLPGVTEFVKWLQESGKEFIFLTNSAERTPTELSQKLKRMGLEVPEKHFYTSALATAEFLAHQKPNCSAYVIGEAGLMNALYDQGIYMNDVNPDYVVMGDTRTYNFEKIEKAIALVNNGAKLIGTNPDITGPTENGIMPAVGSLIAPIEIATGKKAYFVGKPNPLMVRHAIKSLGCHSAETAFVGDRMDTDIVSGLESMIDTVLVLSGVTTLEMLPDFPYTPTYVLNGVGEIMTCEAK is encoded by the coding sequence ATGGGCGTTTTACAGGAGAAAAAAGGCTTTATTTGTGATATGGACGGTGTCATCTATCATGGCAACAATCTGTTGCCCGGGGTGACTGAATTTGTAAAGTGGCTGCAGGAAAGCGGAAAGGAATTCATTTTTCTGACCAACAGTGCAGAACGTACACCGACAGAACTGAGTCAAAAGCTAAAGCGCATGGGCTTGGAAGTGCCTGAAAAGCATTTTTATACCAGTGCGTTGGCAACAGCAGAATTTTTAGCTCATCAGAAGCCGAATTGCAGTGCGTATGTAATTGGGGAAGCAGGTCTGATGAATGCACTGTATGATCAGGGAATCTACATGAACGACGTGAATCCCGATTATGTGGTTATGGGGGATACCCGTACCTATAATTTCGAAAAAATTGAAAAAGCAATTGCGCTTGTGAACAACGGCGCAAAACTGATTGGTACAAATCCTGATATCACGGGACCTACCGAAAACGGCATCATGCCGGCAGTCGGTTCGCTGATTGCACCCATTGAAATTGCAACCGGTAAAAAAGCTTATTTTGTGGGTAAGCCCAATCCGCTGATGGTGCGCCACGCTATAAAAAGTTTAGGTTGTCACAGTGCAGAAACCGCGTTTGTGGGCGATCGCATGGACACCGATATTGTATCGGGACTTGAATCTATGATTGATACGGTGCTGGTTTTAAGCGGTGTTACGACCCTTGAAATGCTGCCGGATTTTCCGTATACACCGACCTATGTTTTAAACGGTGTGGGTGAAATCATGACCTGCGAAGCAAAATAA
- a CDS encoding NAD(P)H-dependent glycerol-3-phosphate dehydrogenase: MMRIAILGTGSWGTALAVQLAQKNHSVCMWSAFPQEIAEMKKERKNKLLPQAVLPESVDLTDNLEQSVQDADFILIAVPSHVVKLVCTQLKPFYKNQIVICVAKGFDENTLERLTVVISNTLETENTVLLTGPTHAEEVAIGLPTAIVSSCEDIKKAEIVQDLFISPMFRVYTNTDVIGAEVSGALKNVIALCAGISDGSGFGDNTKAALMTRGMAEIIRLGIAMGGRADTFSGLTGIGDLIVTCTSMHSRNRRAGILIGKGKSLEEALSEVGMVVEGVKSCKEAFALSKKHNVEMPIVETAYAVLYEGKSAKEAVSELMMRKKKEE, translated from the coding sequence ATAATGCGAATTGCGATATTAGGTACCGGGAGCTGGGGAACAGCTCTTGCCGTACAGCTGGCACAAAAGAACCATTCAGTTTGCATGTGGTCGGCATTCCCGCAGGAAATTGCGGAAATGAAAAAAGAGAGAAAGAATAAACTCTTGCCTCAGGCGGTTCTGCCCGAATCGGTGGATTTGACCGACAATCTGGAGCAATCCGTTCAGGATGCAGATTTTATACTGATTGCCGTACCGTCACATGTGGTAAAACTTGTTTGCACGCAGTTAAAGCCCTTTTATAAAAACCAGATTGTAATTTGTGTAGCAAAGGGCTTTGATGAAAACACACTGGAGCGGTTAACGGTTGTAATTTCAAACACATTGGAAACAGAAAACACTGTGCTTTTAACCGGTCCGACCCACGCGGAAGAAGTGGCAATCGGCTTGCCGACAGCCATCGTATCTTCCTGTGAGGATATTAAAAAAGCAGAAATTGTGCAGGATTTGTTTATTTCGCCCATGTTCCGGGTATATACCAACACCGATGTGATTGGTGCAGAGGTCAGCGGTGCATTGAAAAACGTTATTGCTCTTTGTGCCGGCATTTCTGACGGCTCGGGCTTTGGAGATAACACAAAGGCGGCACTTATGACTCGCGGCATGGCAGAAATTATAAGACTCGGCATTGCCATGGGTGGAAGAGCCGATACGTTCAGCGGACTTACGGGTATCGGGGACCTGATTGTAACCTGTACCAGTATGCACAGCCGTAACCGCAGAGCCGGTATTTTAATCGGAAAGGGTAAATCTTTAGAGGAGGCGCTTTCCGAGGTGGGCATGGTCGTAGAAGGGGTTAAATCCTGTAAAGAGGCATTCGCACTTTCAAAAAAGCACAACGTGGAAATGCCTATTGTTGAAACGGCTTATGCGGTACTTTATGAAGGGAAAAGCGCAAAAGAAGCGGTTTCTGAGCTGATGATGCGCAAGAAAAAAGAAGAATAA
- the plsY gene encoding glycerol-3-phosphate 1-O-acyltransferase PlsY, translating into MNVLYIVLSALIGYLLGSLNGALVIGKIKGVDIRTQGSGNAGATNAVRILGKKTGYVVFLLDFVKGILACVLCKLLFGDTEAVYAGLFVVLGHVFPLYYGFRGGKGISTILGVIAIWDWRIFLIAAIYMGVMILLTKIVSVSTLSGILLATILFAVLHFGNLHLIVASFILTVITFVKHRENIKRLLNGTENKFGKKKQESK; encoded by the coding sequence ATGAACGTATTATACATTGTGTTATCCGCATTAATCGGCTACCTGCTGGGAAGCTTAAACGGCGCGCTGGTTATCGGTAAAATCAAGGGTGTTGACATCCGTACACAAGGCAGCGGTAATGCCGGTGCGACCAATGCAGTACGCATTTTAGGCAAGAAAACAGGTTATGTTGTGTTCCTGTTGGATTTCGTGAAAGGCATATTAGCGTGTGTTCTTTGTAAATTGCTGTTTGGCGATACCGAAGCGGTTTATGCCGGTCTTTTTGTGGTACTCGGTCATGTTTTTCCGTTGTACTATGGTTTCAGAGGCGGTAAAGGGATTTCGACTATTTTAGGGGTAATCGCCATCTGGGACTGGCGCATTTTCCTGATTGCTGCCATTTACATGGGTGTGATGATTTTGCTTACCAAAATTGTATCGGTAAGCACCCTTTCGGGTATTTTGTTGGCGACGATTCTTTTTGCGGTTTTGCATTTTGGAAACTTGCACTTAATTGTGGCGTCCTTTATCTTAACGGTTATTACGTTTGTGAAGCACAGAGAAAACATCAAAAGACTTTTAAACGGAACTGAAAATAAGTTCGGAAAAAAGAAACAGGAGAGTAAATAA
- the der gene encoding ribosome biogenesis GTPase Der, which translates to MMKPIVAIVGRPNVGKSALFNKLAGSRISIVEDTPGVTRDRIYAPCEWLTHSFMMIDTGGIEPKSDDTILQQMKRQAEIAIETADVIVFVVDIKTGLTSSDHDVAAMLQKSGKPIVLVCNKADHAGPAPMELYEFYNLGIGDPMAISAVNGLGLGDMLDEIVSHFPEDYDKEEDTDTIKVAVVGKPNAGKSSLINKILGENRVIVSDIPGTTRDAVDVLTTVNGQKYMFTDTAGLRKKGKINENIEHYSVVRSLMAVDRSDVVVLMIDAMEGVTEQDTKIAGYAHDQGKAIVVAVNKWDLPEKETNTMAQYKLTVKEGLNFMMYAPIIFISAKTGLRLPQLFEQIAYVYEQNRMRVATGVLNDVLNEAVLRVQPPSDKGRRLKIYYMTQAAIQPPTFILFVNDSELAHFSYVRYIENQVRDTFGLEGTPLRFIVREKNEKK; encoded by the coding sequence ATTATGAAACCGATAGTTGCGATAGTTGGGAGACCGAACGTAGGTAAATCGGCACTTTTTAATAAGCTTGCGGGAAGCCGTATCTCCATTGTGGAGGATACGCCCGGTGTTACCCGCGACCGTATTTACGCGCCCTGCGAATGGCTGACCCATTCCTTTATGATGATTGATACAGGCGGTATTGAGCCTAAAAGTGATGATACTATCTTACAGCAGATGAAGCGTCAGGCAGAAATTGCTATTGAAACCGCAGACGTTATTGTGTTTGTGGTGGATATCAAAACGGGTCTTACTTCATCCGACCACGATGTGGCGGCAATGCTTCAGAAAAGCGGTAAGCCCATTGTGCTTGTGTGCAATAAAGCAGACCATGCAGGTCCTGCACCCATGGAACTTTATGAATTCTATAACTTAGGCATCGGAGACCCCATGGCAATCTCTGCGGTGAACGGCTTAGGGCTTGGGGATATGCTGGACGAAATTGTTTCCCATTTCCCGGAAGACTATGACAAGGAAGAGGATACCGATACCATCAAGGTTGCGGTTGTGGGTAAGCCAAATGCCGGCAAATCCTCTCTGATTAATAAAATCTTAGGGGAGAACCGTGTGATTGTAAGTGACATTCCCGGTACAACCCGTGATGCGGTGGACGTTTTAACCACGGTGAACGGTCAAAAATATATGTTTACCGACACCGCAGGTTTGCGTAAAAAAGGCAAAATCAACGAAAATATTGAACATTATTCGGTTGTCCGTAGCTTAATGGCGGTTGACCGTTCGGATGTGGTTGTGCTGATGATTGATGCCATGGAAGGGGTAACCGAGCAGGATACCAAAATTGCAGGCTATGCCCATGACCAGGGCAAAGCCATTGTGGTTGCGGTAAACAAATGGGATCTGCCTGAAAAAGAAACCAACACCATGGCACAGTATAAGCTGACCGTAAAGGAAGGCTTAAACTTTATGATGTATGCACCCATTATCTTTATTTCGGCTAAAACCGGTCTTCGTTTGCCGCAGCTTTTTGAGCAGATTGCCTATGTATATGAGCAGAACAGAATGCGCGTGGCAACCGGTGTTTTGAACGATGTTTTAAACGAAGCGGTGCTTCGGGTACAGCCTCCGTCCGACAAGGGCAGACGTTTAAAGATTTATTATATGACCCAGGCAGCTATTCAGCCGCCTACCTTTATTCTGTTTGTAAACGACAGCGAGCTGGCACATTTTTCCTATGTGCGTTATATTGAAAATCAGGTGCGTGACACCTTTGGCTTAGAGGGAACGCCTCTGCGCTTCATTGTCCGCGAAAAGAATGAGAAGAAGTAA
- a CDS encoding DUF512 domain-containing protein — MTKIVQVEEGSIAQEGGIVPGDYLVSVNGEEINDILRFKYLTADESFELEIQKADGSIEVLEIYNEYGEDLGITFEFPLMTKAKSCANKCIFCFIDQMPKGMRKSLYFKDDDSRLSFLQGNYVTLTNLSDKEIANIASMRMSPINISVQVTDPEKRKFMLGNKKADNLLPRMRLFKESGIVMNCQVVLCKDINDGAYLDKTLTDLEELIPAVFSISVVPFGATKYRENLYPIELFDGEECKAVIAQVSAWQEKFLKKYGRRTVYLSDEFYLNAGVELPEYDAYEDFPQLENGVGMIRVTEDEFSDALQSIERGTRKKVTVATGKLCGNFLRKLIDRLPDNNCTVYAIKNEFFGETVTVSGLITGNDLINALKGKDLGEALIIPSNMLRADTDVFLDDVTVPEVEQKLNCKVLVSYNGYDLAEKIAGVDGDETRNSRNGGYYETDSCDSWETERR; from the coding sequence ATGACAAAAATTGTGCAGGTTGAAGAAGGCAGTATCGCGCAAGAGGGCGGCATTGTTCCGGGCGATTATCTGGTTTCGGTCAACGGCGAGGAAATAAACGATATATTGCGCTTTAAATATCTGACTGCAGATGAAAGCTTTGAGCTGGAAATCCAAAAAGCGGACGGTTCGATTGAAGTGCTTGAAATATACAACGAATATGGCGAGGATTTGGGAATAACTTTTGAGTTTCCGCTCATGACCAAAGCGAAAAGCTGTGCCAACAAGTGTATTTTCTGTTTTATTGATCAGATGCCCAAGGGCATGCGCAAATCGCTGTATTTTAAAGATGATGATTCACGCCTTTCCTTTTTGCAGGGCAATTATGTAACCTTAACCAATCTTTCGGATAAGGAGATTGCAAATATTGCATCTATGCGCATGTCGCCTATTAACATTTCGGTACAGGTTACAGACCCTGAAAAACGCAAGTTTATGTTGGGCAACAAAAAAGCGGACAATTTACTTCCGCGGATGCGTCTTTTTAAAGAGTCGGGCATTGTAATGAATTGTCAGGTGGTTTTGTGTAAAGATATCAATGACGGTGCATACTTAGATAAAACTTTAACGGATTTAGAAGAACTGATTCCTGCGGTGTTCAGCATTTCGGTGGTGCCCTTTGGTGCAACCAAGTACAGAGAAAATTTGTATCCCATTGAGCTTTTTGATGGAGAAGAATGCAAAGCTGTTATTGCACAGGTCTCTGCATGGCAGGAAAAATTCTTAAAAAAATACGGCAGACGTACTGTCTACCTATCGGATGAATTTTACTTAAATGCAGGCGTAGAGCTTCCTGAATATGATGCGTACGAGGATTTTCCGCAGCTGGAAAACGGGGTAGGCATGATTCGGGTCACAGAAGATGAATTTTCAGATGCATTGCAAAGCATTGAAAGGGGTACACGCAAAAAAGTAACGGTTGCAACCGGAAAGCTTTGCGGAAATTTCCTGCGAAAGCTGATTGACAGGCTTCCCGATAACAACTGCACCGTATACGCTATTAAAAACGAATTTTTCGGCGAAACGGTTACCGTTTCGGGCTTGATTACGGGAAATGATTTGATTAATGCTTTAAAAGGCAAGGACTTGGGCGAAGCATTGATTATTCCAAGCAACATGCTTCGAGCCGACACAGATGTATTTTTAGATGATGTAACCGTTCCCGAGGTGGAACAGAAATTAAATTGCAAGGTACTGGTTTCGTATAACGGGTATGACCTGGCTGAAAAAATAGCAGGGGTAGACGGAGACGAAACAAGAAACAGCAGAAACGGAGGATATTATGAAACCGATAGTTGCGATAGTTGGGAGACCGAACGTAGGTAA
- a CDS encoding Ureidoglycolate hydrolase: MKIIKAQPITKEAFAPFGQFYAMDKPDGYPLCGEIHKFFPDRIVADSNHRVGYSPIVVQKPDRMIITQQEYHTTTWEMILPLNDDMIVHCAPASGGAVVTDHVQAFVVPKNTLIKINSAIWHLAPLPVNSDSLTAMIILPECTYANDCTVVDLKPEEQFEIVK; the protein is encoded by the coding sequence ATGAAAATTATAAAAGCACAACCGATTACCAAAGAGGCGTTTGCGCCTTTCGGGCAGTTTTATGCCATGGATAAGCCGGACGGCTATCCGCTTTGCGGCGAAATCCATAAATTTTTTCCGGACAGAATTGTAGCCGACAGCAACCACAGAGTGGGGTATTCGCCTATTGTGGTGCAAAAACCGGACAGAATGATTATCACACAGCAGGAGTATCACACTACCACCTGGGAAATGATTTTGCCCTTGAATGACGACATGATTGTCCATTGTGCGCCTGCGTCGGGCGGAGCAGTGGTTACAGACCATGTGCAGGCGTTTGTTGTGCCGAAAAACACACTTATTAAGATTAACTCTGCCATCTGGCATTTAGCACCGCTTCCGGTAAACAGCGACAGTCTTACTGCCATGATTATTCTGCCGGAATGCACATATGCAAACGACTGCACCGTAGTAGATTTAAAGCCGGAAGAGCAGTTTGAAATCGTAAAATAA
- a CDS encoding aldo/keto reductase, with the protein MKTIKIGNAFQASAVSLGCMRMGGLDEKRVDAIMDTALEQGINFFDHADIYGKGQAETVFGEYLKRHKGQRDKMKIQTKCAIRPGQYDFSKEHILEAVDGSLSRLGVDYVDALLLHRPDTLMEPEEVAEAFDALQNAGKVKHFGVSNHNLMQIELLKTAVKQPLIINQLQFSVTEAGLVTSGMNVNMKNAESVMHDGALLEYSRIKNITIQAWSPFQYGFFKGNFVDNDDFPELNAKLAEIGEKYGLPKTGVAATWILRHPANIQLIAGTMNPEHLTEICKASDVKLSRSEWYEIYRAAGHMLP; encoded by the coding sequence ATGAAAACAATAAAAATCGGAAATGCCTTTCAGGCATCGGCGGTTTCGCTCGGGTGCATGCGCATGGGCGGACTGGACGAAAAAAGAGTGGATGCCATTATGGATACGGCTTTGGAGCAGGGCATTAACTTTTTTGATCATGCGGATATTTACGGCAAAGGTCAGGCGGAAACGGTTTTTGGCGAGTATCTGAAACGGCATAAAGGACAGAGGGACAAAATGAAAATTCAGACCAAATGTGCCATCCGTCCCGGACAGTATGACTTTTCAAAAGAGCATATTTTAGAAGCGGTGGACGGAAGCTTATCCCGTCTTGGCGTAGACTATGTTGACGCATTGCTTCTTCATCGTCCTGATACGCTTATGGAGCCTGAAGAGGTGGCTGAAGCCTTTGATGCGCTACAAAATGCAGGAAAGGTTAAGCATTTTGGCGTATCCAATCATAATTTGATGCAAATCGAGCTTTTGAAAACTGCGGTGAAACAACCGCTAATTATCAATCAGCTTCAGTTTTCGGTGACCGAAGCGGGTTTAGTGACATCCGGCATGAATGTGAACATGAAAAATGCCGAGTCGGTTATGCATGACGGAGCTTTGCTGGAATACAGCCGAATAAAAAACATAACCATTCAGGCGTGGTCGCCTTTCCAGTACGGCTTTTTCAAAGGCAATTTTGTTGACAACGATGATTTCCCGGAACTGAATGCAAAGCTTGCTGAAATCGGTGAAAAATACGGTCTTCCCAAAACGGGCGTTGCGGCGACATGGATTTTACGACATCCGGCGAACATTCAGTTGATTGCTGGCACCATGAACCCTGAGCATCTTACGGAAATCTGTAAAGCATCGGACGTGAAGCTTTCGCGCTCCGAATGGTATGAAATTTACCGCGCGGCAGGTCATATGCTTCCTTGA
- a CDS encoding type I restriction enzyme HsdR N-terminal domain-containing protein — translation MKNMNSVFVIKDLQANEDIENFICDMDGKAYFDATHITNDNSDICLEDYFDVSPLITVIKDVTVLICQETTKDKCVVVGCMKNAEVLRKHVNYDWLNCRKQIICDATDAYIVPKNKRNRFYSLKDYTFDASNDVYNYIREICSEENCVSFDASALDKKLANAKTFEELQEVSTSFDENFQHKRALAIWEKEYKKNPNNIDTILMLADSYMDSYKTKEAVHLYLRVFESIKEDDFYLSKLAICYFIDGYHMEMKNILELIKDRHFLEDWMYDYDYLMQSAPLIINGDEVAGNKFVKHKIDLGFTTMPLPEVVKYSGGKKYYDPIRKKGIPVTPEETIRQQVLRYLLDVCHIPEKNIASEDSMAHYEKNATIRADITVRNGNDTLLIIECKAPQITIEGEPVRQLFGYNNIMKSKFLCVTNGKDSFVFQRNNEGKYDAILSIPEFKVMLDGELPVANFSVIELKRPSIKEINSKKLIEQYRNDGMYLGVNTKNDVAPHILNLLWTFFDTENKVENISGYGIKIKRDNGLVDTKVTNASGGSFPGTYRQFLVEDTEGKELLVYYAVLGTWAKSEKSGGYTSLICGINRANLPIARLEMRLDVCIKEETEHIRIFHNGVRSQKKTQDTIDYVDSVCGELIENNIVQLGVFKRDRLLYCSDEEVQDFILRLTAYLIIRDDMSKKKL, via the coding sequence ATGAAGAATATGAATAGTGTTTTCGTTATAAAGGATTTACAAGCAAATGAAGATATAGAAAACTTTATTTGTGATATGGACGGAAAAGCATACTTTGATGCTACACATATAACTAATGATAATTCGGATATTTGTCTTGAAGATTATTTTGATGTATCTCCTTTGATTACAGTAATTAAGGATGTAACAGTGTTAATTTGTCAAGAAACAACAAAAGACAAATGTGTTGTTGTGGGATGTATGAAAAATGCTGAGGTGCTAAGAAAACATGTTAACTATGATTGGCTTAATTGTAGGAAGCAAATAATATGCGATGCTACTGATGCTTATATTGTTCCAAAGAATAAAAGAAATAGGTTTTATAGTTTAAAGGATTACACCTTTGATGCCAGCAACGATGTGTATAACTATATTAGAGAGATATGTAGTGAGGAAAACTGTGTAAGCTTTGACGCATCTGCGTTAGATAAAAAACTTGCAAACGCGAAGACTTTTGAAGAATTGCAAGAAGTATCAACATCTTTTGATGAGAATTTTCAGCATAAAAGAGCACTTGCAATATGGGAAAAAGAATACAAGAAAAATCCAAATAATATTGATACAATTCTTATGCTTGCAGATTCTTATATGGACAGCTATAAGACAAAAGAGGCAGTGCATTTGTATTTAAGAGTATTTGAGAGTATAAAAGAAGATGATTTTTATTTATCAAAACTAGCTATTTGTTATTTCATAGACGGCTATCATATGGAAATGAAAAACATATTGGAATTGATAAAGGATAGACATTTTCTCGAAGACTGGATGTATGATTATGATTATTTAATGCAGTCCGCACCATTGATTATAAACGGAGATGAGGTAGCTGGAAACAAATTCGTGAAACATAAAATTGATTTAGGATTTACTACTATGCCATTACCTGAAGTTGTAAAGTATAGTGGCGGAAAAAAATATTATGATCCGATAAGAAAAAAGGGGATACCCGTTACACCTGAAGAAACAATAAGACAGCAAGTTTTGCGATATTTGTTAGATGTGTGTCATATTCCAGAAAAAAATATTGCTAGTGAGGACTCGATGGCTCATTATGAAAAAAACGCAACCATAAGAGCTGATATTACAGTAAGAAATGGCAATGACACATTACTCATTATCGAATGTAAGGCTCCGCAAATTACTATAGAAGGAGAGCCTGTCAGACAACTGTTTGGATACAACAACATAATGAAAAGTAAATTCTTATGTGTTACTAACGGAAAAGATTCATTTGTGTTTCAAAGAAATAATGAAGGAAAATATGATGCAATTCTATCTATACCTGAGTTTAAGGTAATGTTAGATGGAGAGCTTCCTGTTGCTAATTTTAGTGTAATCGAGCTGAAACGACCAAGTATAAAAGAAATTAATTCGAAAAAATTAATTGAGCAATACAGAAATGATGGAATGTATTTAGGTGTAAATACAAAAAATGATGTCGCACCGCATATACTTAATTTACTTTGGACTTTTTTTGATACGGAAAATAAAGTTGAAAATATAAGTGGATATGGTATAAAGATAAAACGAGATAATGGTCTTGTGGATACTAAAGTAACGAATGCATCCGGTGGTAGCTTTCCAGGAACATATAGACAGTTCCTTGTTGAAGATACAGAGGGAAAAGAACTTCTTGTCTATTATGCAGTATTAGGTACATGGGCAAAAAGTGAAAAAAGTGGTGGTTATACATCATTAATCTGTGGAATTAACAGGGCGAATCTTCCCATTGCAAGGTTAGAGATGAGGCTTGATGTTTGTATAAAAGAAGAAACTGAACATATCAGAATTTTTCACAATGGTGTTCGCTCTCAAAAGAAAACACAGGATACCATTGATTATGTCGATTCTGTATGCGGTGAATTGATAGAAAATAATATAGTGCAACTTGGAGTGTTTAAGAGGGACAGATTGCTATATTGTTCGGACGAAGAGGTTCAGGATTTTATATTGAGATTGACAGCATACTTAATTATCCGTGATGATATGTCAAAGAAAAAGTTATAG
- a CDS encoding EamA family transporter, producing MWFVFALLSAIFAALTSILAKIGIEGVNSNLATAIRTVVVVIMSWGMVFLTNAQGGIMDIGKKSWWFLILSGLATGASWLCYYKALQMGEASKVVPVDKLSVVITLVLAFVFLHEQFTMKSLIGCILIGIGTIVMVL from the coding sequence ATGTGGTTTGTATTCGCTTTGCTGTCTGCAATATTTGCAGCACTCACTTCGATACTGGCTAAAATCGGTATAGAAGGCGTTAATTCAAATTTGGCAACTGCAATAAGAACAGTTGTTGTTGTAATTATGTCTTGGGGAATGGTGTTTCTCACAAATGCACAGGGCGGAATAATGGATATAGGCAAAAAGAGTTGGTGGTTTCTTATTCTGTCAGGATTGGCAACGGGTGCCTCATGGCTATGCTATTATAAAGCACTGCAAATGGGTGAAGCATCCAAGGTTGTTCCTGTTGATAAACTGAGTGTTGTAATTACTTTGGTTTTAGCTTTTGTTTTCTTGCATGAGCAATTTACAATGAAATCGTTGATAGGTTGCATCCTTATTGGAATTGGAACTATAGTAATGGTTCTTTAA
- a CDS encoding amidohydrolase family protein, with amino-acid sequence MTVKKIDMHVHAHFAGGPERLRGGTWPTPEELRPAYDALGIEKGVEMARCAPERMHDPITSRDARALSAQYPETLGWWFCALDPRMATNSPEDNLSYYLDYFKEQGAKGVGELQANMYIDDPKVLNLFSHIEKSGLPVTIHFGKMGEGCGVADDIGLPRLEKVLEAFPKLKILAHAMTFWSEISADVTEDTRNRFPTGKITKEGRVSALLRKYPGLLCDISAKSGLNAFLRDKEFAYKFIEEFNERIFFATDISSPTTLNGTAKEMCAFLDDAYANGNISLTAYKNICRENALRLLNAD; translated from the coding sequence ATGACGGTAAAAAAAATAGATATGCATGTGCATGCACATTTTGCAGGCGGACCTGAGCGGTTACGGGGCGGCACCTGGCCCACCCCTGAAGAATTGCGGCCTGCTTATGATGCGCTGGGTATTGAAAAGGGTGTAGAAATGGCAAGATGCGCGCCCGAGCGTATGCACGACCCGATAACATCAAGAGATGCCAGAGCACTCTCTGCGCAGTATCCCGAAACTTTAGGCTGGTGGTTTTGTGCATTAGACCCCAGAATGGCAACCAATTCCCCTGAGGATAACCTTTCTTATTACCTTGACTATTTTAAAGAACAAGGGGCAAAAGGGGTAGGCGAGCTTCAGGCAAATATGTACATAGATGACCCTAAGGTTCTCAATCTTTTTTCGCATATCGAAAAGTCGGGACTTCCTGTTACCATTCATTTCGGAAAGATGGGGGAAGGGTGCGGTGTTGCAGACGATATAGGACTTCCGCGACTGGAAAAGGTTTTGGAAGCGTTCCCGAAACTAAAAATTCTGGCACATGCCATGACCTTCTGGTCCGAAATTTCTGCAGATGTTACGGAAGACACCAGAAACAGATTTCCAACGGGTAAAATCACAAAAGAGGGAAGAGTGTCAGCACTTTTAAGAAAGTATCCGGGGCTTTTGTGTGATATCTCTGCCAAAAGCGGACTGAATGCCTTTTTAAGGGATAAAGAATTTGCCTATAAATTTATAGAGGAGTTTAACGAAAGAATTTTCTTTGCCACCGATATCAGCTCGCCGACTACCTTAAACGGCACTGCGAAAGAAATGTGTGCGTTTTTGGACGATGCTTATGCAAACGGCAATATTAGTCTTACCGCATACAAAAATATTTGCAGAGAAAACGCCTTAAGACTACTCAACGCGGACTGA